From Streptomonospora salina, the proteins below share one genomic window:
- a CDS encoding DHA2 family efflux MFS transporter permease subunit, with protein sequence MTETETPAPASGDSPEPPAQAARQPRAGLLIAVLVTSAFVMILNETILSVALRDLTVALDVSTTTVQWLTSGFLLTMAVVIPTTGFLLERFTPRQIFLASLSMFTLGTLLSAIAPGFATLLVGRIVQACGTAVMVPLLMTSVMRLVPPHRRGATMGTITIVIAVAPAIGPTIGGAVLSGLGWRWMFLLVLPLAVAALIIGAVWLRLDSRTRSVPLDVLSVLLSAVGFGGLLYGLSSIGESGGGEHPVPPWLALAVGAAALAVFVTRQLRLQRRDRALLDLRPFTYRNYVVALILAGLLFMCLLGVASILLPLYLQTVMNTSTFVSGLAVLPGGLVLGLLGRPVGALFDRFGARPLVIPGSLAMAASLWLFTALGPDSPLVLVIAIHVVLMTGLGLMMTPLMTESLGSLPDHLYSHGSAILTTLQQVAGAFGTAVFVTVAALGSATGTPDASGLRTAFMVAGCIGALAVVTALFVRSKAATEGGAPEAQNAPDPVTDADAGASAQPQAAHDERA encoded by the coding sequence ATGACCGAAACCGAGACCCCCGCACCCGCGTCCGGGGACTCCCCCGAGCCGCCTGCGCAAGCGGCTCGGCAACCGCGCGCCGGGCTGCTGATCGCCGTTCTGGTCACCTCGGCGTTCGTGATGATCCTCAACGAGACCATCCTGAGCGTGGCGCTGCGGGACCTGACGGTCGCCCTCGACGTCTCCACCACGACCGTGCAGTGGCTGACCAGCGGATTCCTGCTCACCATGGCCGTGGTCATCCCCACCACCGGTTTCCTGCTCGAACGGTTCACACCGCGCCAGATCTTCCTGGCCTCGCTGAGCATGTTCACTCTGGGCACACTGCTCAGCGCGATCGCACCCGGGTTCGCGACCCTGCTGGTGGGACGCATCGTCCAAGCCTGCGGCACCGCCGTGATGGTGCCGCTGCTGATGACCTCGGTGATGCGGCTGGTGCCGCCGCACCGGCGCGGCGCGACGATGGGCACGATCACCATCGTCATCGCCGTCGCGCCCGCGATCGGGCCGACCATCGGCGGGGCGGTGCTGTCCGGGCTGGGGTGGCGCTGGATGTTCCTGCTCGTGCTCCCGCTGGCGGTGGCCGCGCTGATCATCGGAGCCGTCTGGCTGCGCCTGGACAGCCGCACCCGGTCGGTTCCGCTGGACGTCCTCTCGGTGCTGCTGTCCGCGGTCGGCTTCGGCGGCCTGCTCTACGGCCTGTCCTCCATCGGCGAGTCCGGCGGCGGCGAGCACCCGGTGCCGCCCTGGCTGGCGCTCGCCGTCGGCGCAGCCGCACTGGCCGTCTTCGTCACCCGCCAGCTCCGCCTCCAGCGCCGCGATCGGGCGCTGCTGGACCTGCGCCCCTTCACCTACCGGAACTACGTCGTCGCCCTGATCCTGGCCGGCCTGCTGTTCATGTGCCTGCTGGGCGTCGCCTCGATCCTGCTTCCGCTCTACCTGCAGACCGTCATGAACACCAGCACGTTCGTCAGCGGACTGGCCGTGCTGCCCGGCGGACTCGTCCTCGGACTGCTCGGCCGCCCCGTCGGAGCGCTGTTCGACCGCTTCGGCGCCCGGCCCCTGGTGATCCCCGGATCGCTGGCCATGGCGGCGTCGCTGTGGCTGTTCACCGCGCTGGGACCGGATTCGCCGCTGGTGCTGGTGATCGCCATCCACGTCGTGCTCATGACGGGGCTCGGACTGATGATGACGCCGCTGATGACGGAGTCGCTGGGGTCGCTGCCCGACCACCTCTACTCCCACGGCAGCGCCATCCTGACCACGCTGCAGCAGGTGGCGGGCGCGTTCGGCACGGCCGTCTTCGTGACCGTCGCCGCGCTCGGCAGCGCCACCGGCACCCCCGACGCCTCCGGCCTGCGCACCGCGTTCATGGTGGCCGGGTGCATCGGCGCCCTCGCGGTGGTCACAGCGCTGTTCGTCCGCAGCAAGGCCGCAACGGAGGGCGGCGCCCCGGAGGCCCAGAACGCGCCCGATCCGGTCACCGACGCGGATGCCGGCGCCTCCGCCCAGCCGCAGGCGGCGCACGACGAACGCGCCTGA
- a CDS encoding histidine phosphatase family protein, translating to MTDTKRVVCWRHGQTAWNSEKRFQGQTDIPLNEQGLAQARHAAGLLARLRPDAVVSSDLRRAAVTAQTLGEQTGLDVALDKGLRERFGGQWEGLTTAEIRERWPEEDARLDPPGGEDIDAVGQRVCDAVERALALVPDGGLLVAVGHGAALRAGINRMLDLPAGRRQVLGPLGNCSWSLLGPLRTGGWRLLEHNAASLPEKRTLSDDR from the coding sequence GTGACCGACACCAAACGCGTCGTCTGCTGGCGCCACGGCCAGACCGCCTGGAATTCCGAGAAGCGGTTCCAGGGCCAGACCGACATCCCCCTCAACGAGCAGGGCCTGGCCCAGGCACGCCACGCGGCCGGACTGCTCGCGCGGCTGCGCCCCGACGCCGTCGTCTCCTCCGACCTGCGCCGCGCCGCGGTGACCGCCCAGACCCTGGGTGAGCAGACCGGTCTGGACGTGGCGTTGGACAAAGGGCTGCGCGAGCGCTTCGGCGGCCAGTGGGAGGGGCTGACCACCGCCGAGATCCGTGAGCGGTGGCCCGAGGAGGACGCCCGTCTGGATCCGCCCGGCGGCGAGGACATCGACGCCGTGGGGCAGCGTGTGTGCGACGCCGTCGAACGCGCCCTGGCGCTGGTGCCCGACGGCGGCCTGCTGGTGGCGGTGGGCCACGGTGCCGCGCTGCGCGCCGGGATCAACCGCATGCTGGATCTGCCCGCAGGCCGGCGCCAGGTGCTGGGGCCCCTGGGCAACTGCTCCTGGTCCCTGCTGGGCCCGCTGCGTACCGGCGGCTGGCGGCTGCTGGAACACAACGCCGCGAGCCTGCCGGAGAAGCGCACCCTCAGCGACGACCGCTGA
- a CDS encoding Sir2 family NAD-dependent protein deacetylase, with translation MLDTDDLTTAVARMRATLGRGPVVALTGAGISTDSGIPDYRGPDSPPRTPMTFQQFVGDAAFRRHYWARNHVGWRHVHRTRPNDGHRALAGLEEAGVVSGVITQNVDTLHEMAGSRRVVDLHGRYDRVTCLSCAAVISRDRLAERLTALNPGFTGGVDDVEVAPDADAVLASTRGFTVADCTGCGGVLKPDIVYFGENVPRQRVLESYRLVDDAEALLVAGSSLTVLSGRRFAKRAADQGKPVVIVNRGPTRSDAIAAVTVDAGCSPALRALEAAYQR, from the coding sequence ATGCTCGACACCGACGACCTCACGACCGCGGTCGCCCGGATGCGCGCAACCCTGGGGCGGGGGCCGGTCGTGGCGCTGACCGGGGCGGGGATCTCGACGGACTCGGGGATCCCCGACTACCGGGGTCCGGATTCGCCGCCGCGCACCCCGATGACCTTCCAGCAGTTCGTCGGGGACGCGGCGTTCCGGCGCCACTACTGGGCCCGCAACCATGTGGGATGGCGCCACGTGCACCGCACCCGCCCCAACGACGGGCACCGCGCGCTGGCCGGATTGGAAGAGGCCGGGGTCGTCTCCGGCGTCATCACCCAGAACGTCGACACGCTGCACGAGATGGCCGGAAGCAGGCGCGTCGTCGACCTGCACGGCCGCTACGACCGGGTGACCTGCCTCTCGTGCGCGGCGGTGATCTCCCGCGATCGGTTGGCCGAGCGCCTCACCGCCCTGAACCCGGGCTTCACCGGCGGAGTGGACGATGTCGAGGTGGCACCCGACGCCGACGCGGTCCTGGCCTCCACCCGCGGCTTCACCGTCGCCGACTGCACCGGCTGCGGCGGGGTCCTCAAGCCCGACATCGTCTACTTCGGTGAGAACGTGCCGCGGCAGCGCGTGCTGGAAAGCTACCGGCTCGTCGACGACGCCGAGGCGCTGCTGGTCGCGGGCTCGTCGCTGACCGTCCTGTCGGGGCGCCGTTTCGCCAAGCGCGCGGCCGACCAGGGCAAACCCGTCGTGATCGTCAACCGCGGCCCCACCCGCTCCGACGCGATCGCCGCGGTCACCGTGGACGCGGGCTGCTCGCCGGCGCTGCGCGCGCTGGAGGCGGCCTACCAGCGCTGA
- the nadD gene encoding nicotinate-nucleotide adenylyltransferase: MGGTFDPIHHGHLVAASEVAHLFHLDEVVFVPAGRPYQKDLTQVTSAEDRYLMTVIATAENPQFSVNRMEIDRDGPTYTIDTLREMRRIHGTDVEQFFITGADALGAILSWQNVDELFELAHFVGCNRPGHRLTDPGLPDGKVSLVEVPALAISSTECRERVRKGDPIWYLVPDGIVRYINKTGLYLDDPTAG; the protein is encoded by the coding sequence ATGGGCGGTACGTTCGACCCGATCCACCACGGGCACCTCGTGGCGGCCAGTGAGGTCGCCCACCTGTTCCACCTCGACGAAGTCGTCTTCGTCCCCGCGGGGCGGCCGTACCAGAAGGACCTCACCCAGGTGACCTCGGCCGAGGACCGCTATCTGATGACCGTCATCGCCACGGCCGAGAACCCGCAGTTCAGCGTGAACCGGATGGAGATCGACCGCGACGGCCCCACCTATACGATCGACACGCTGCGCGAGATGCGCCGGATCCACGGCACGGATGTGGAGCAGTTCTTCATCACCGGGGCAGACGCGCTGGGCGCTATCCTGAGCTGGCAGAACGTGGACGAGCTTTTCGAGCTCGCGCATTTCGTAGGCTGTAACCGCCCCGGACACCGGCTCACCGACCCCGGGCTTCCCGACGGGAAGGTCAGCCTGGTGGAGGTCCCCGCACTGGCGATCTCCTCCACGGAGTGCCGGGAGCGCGTCCGCAAGGGCGATCCCATCTGGTACCTCGTGCCCGACGGCATCGTCCGCTACATCAACAAGACCGGGCTCTACCTCGACGACCCGACTGCGGGGTAG
- a CDS encoding glutamate-5-semialdehyde dehydrogenase — MGPQGPGAAPRRRPRSRRADTLKEHIPPPDHMEANSTMSDTERDVRACAERSRDAAADLAPQSRSVKDDGLLAMADALVTEAESIVAANREDVERARAAGESEAVIDRLALTAERVGAIAESVRDVAELPDPVGEVVRGSSLPNGLELRQVRVPLGVIGIIYEGRPNVTADAAALCLKSGNAALLRGSSSAYSSNARIVEVLRGALDKAGLPADAVQLVPGSGRDSAQALMRARGLVDVLIPRGGGSLIRTVVDESTVPVIETGEGNCHVYIDESADTDMAVSIAVNAKTQRYSTCNTAETLLVHAAAADRFLPRVLPALRELGVTVHGDDTTVGYDDAVVPAAESDWAAEYLSADLAVKVVDSLDDAVAHIRRYSTKHTEAVVTDSQSAARRFVSLVDAAAVMVNASTRFTDGGEFGFGAEIGISTQKLHARGPMGLPEMTSTTYVVTGEGHVR, encoded by the coding sequence ATGGGGCCGCAGGGGCCGGGTGCGGCCCCGCGGCGCCGTCCGCGCAGCCGCCGCGCCGATACGCTGAAAGAGCACATCCCGCCTCCCGACCACATGGAAGCGAACAGCACCATGAGTGATACCGAGCGCGACGTCCGCGCCTGCGCCGAGCGTTCCCGCGACGCCGCCGCCGACCTCGCGCCGCAGAGCCGGTCCGTGAAGGACGACGGGCTGCTGGCGATGGCCGACGCCCTGGTCACCGAGGCCGAATCCATCGTGGCCGCCAACCGCGAGGACGTCGAGCGCGCTCGTGCCGCGGGCGAGAGCGAGGCCGTGATCGACCGGCTCGCGCTGACCGCGGAGCGCGTGGGCGCCATCGCCGAATCCGTCCGCGACGTCGCCGAGCTGCCCGACCCGGTGGGCGAAGTCGTGCGCGGTTCGAGCCTGCCCAACGGGTTGGAGCTGCGGCAGGTGCGGGTGCCGCTGGGGGTCATCGGGATCATCTACGAGGGGCGGCCCAACGTCACCGCCGACGCCGCGGCGCTGTGCCTGAAGAGCGGCAACGCGGCCCTGCTGCGCGGCTCCTCCTCGGCCTACTCCTCCAACGCGCGTATTGTCGAGGTCCTGCGCGGTGCGCTGGACAAGGCCGGGTTGCCCGCCGACGCCGTCCAGCTGGTGCCGGGAAGCGGGCGGGACTCCGCCCAGGCGCTGATGCGCGCCCGCGGCCTGGTGGACGTGCTCATCCCGCGCGGCGGCGGTTCGCTGATCCGCACGGTCGTCGACGAATCCACGGTCCCGGTGATCGAGACCGGCGAAGGCAACTGCCACGTCTACATCGACGAGTCCGCCGACACCGACATGGCCGTGTCGATCGCGGTCAACGCCAAGACCCAGCGCTACTCGACCTGCAACACCGCCGAGACCCTGCTGGTGCACGCCGCCGCCGCCGACCGGTTCCTGCCGCGGGTGCTGCCCGCCCTGCGCGAACTGGGCGTGACCGTGCACGGCGACGACACGACCGTCGGCTACGACGACGCGGTGGTGCCGGCGGCCGAGTCCGACTGGGCGGCGGAGTACCTCTCCGCGGATCTGGCGGTGAAGGTGGTCGACTCCCTGGACGACGCCGTCGCCCACATCCGGCGCTACTCCACCAAGCACACCGAGGCCGTCGTCACCGACTCGCAGTCGGCGGCGCGCCGGTTCGTGTCGCTGGTCGACGCGGCCGCCGTGATGGTCAACGCCTCGACCCGCTTCACCGACGGCGGCGAGTTCGGTTTCGGCGCCGAGATCGGCATCTCCACCCAGAAGCTGCACGCCCGCGGCCCGATGGGCCTGCCCGAGATGACCTCGACCACCTACGTGGTCACCGGAGAGGGACACGTCCGCTGA
- a CDS encoding alpha/beta hydrolase, translating to MARRTPRPSKHRRRLLPTGLAGLAAAGAAAYAARRTADLRTVAPQLRGPSLYMPIGIAHPAAIRPFRALSGMLDSDVADGVGAQSRRVHAPGGHEAGVRVYDTPHRSGTTGALLWIHGGGHVGGIVGMDDDLCSRFALELGVPVVSVDYRLAPEHPFPADLDDCQAALRWLQENAAALNVDPQRIAVGGQSAGGGLAASLAQRAYDSGHGVCFQLLQYPMLDDRTALVDDHGVRGRFMWTPRSNRVAWTAYLGHPAGSEEDRPYAVPARRTDLSGLPPAWIGVGDIDLFYEEDLDYGRRLNGAGVPCEVHTESGMYHGADSGAASPSMVGFRDRMVEALRSPIGGAAHA from the coding sequence GTGGCACGACGCACCCCCCGACCGTCCAAGCATCGACGCCGCCTCCTGCCCACCGGGCTCGCCGGGCTCGCCGCAGCGGGCGCCGCGGCCTACGCCGCACGGCGCACCGCGGACCTGCGGACCGTGGCACCCCAACTGCGCGGCCCGTCCCTGTACATGCCGATCGGGATTGCGCACCCGGCGGCGATCCGCCCCTTCCGCGCGCTCTCGGGGATGCTGGACTCCGACGTCGCCGACGGAGTCGGCGCGCAGAGCCGGAGGGTGCACGCACCCGGCGGCCACGAGGCCGGCGTCCGCGTCTACGACACCCCGCACCGGTCGGGCACCACCGGCGCCCTGCTCTGGATCCACGGCGGCGGGCACGTCGGCGGCATCGTCGGGATGGACGACGACCTGTGCAGCCGCTTCGCCCTAGAGCTGGGCGTCCCCGTCGTCAGCGTCGACTACCGCCTGGCACCCGAGCACCCGTTCCCCGCCGACCTGGACGACTGCCAAGCGGCGCTGCGGTGGCTGCAGGAGAACGCCGCGGCACTGAACGTCGACCCGCAGCGCATCGCCGTCGGCGGGCAGAGCGCGGGCGGCGGCCTGGCGGCGAGCCTCGCCCAGCGCGCCTACGACTCCGGCCACGGGGTGTGCTTCCAGCTGCTGCAGTACCCGATGCTCGACGACCGCACGGCGCTGGTCGACGACCACGGCGTCCGCGGCCGCTTCATGTGGACCCCGCGCTCCAACCGCGTCGCCTGGACCGCCTACCTCGGGCATCCGGCCGGTTCCGAAGAGGACCGGCCCTACGCCGTGCCGGCGCGCCGCACGGACCTGAGCGGGCTGCCTCCCGCATGGATCGGCGTGGGCGACATCGACCTGTTCTACGAGGAGGACCTCGACTACGGACGGCGCCTGAACGGGGCCGGCGTGCCGTGCGAGGTGCATACGGAGTCCGGGATGTACCACGGCGCCGACTCCGGGGCCGCGTCGCCGTCGATGGTCGGATTCCGCGACCGCATGGTCGAGGCGCTCCGTTCCCCCATCGGCGGCGCGGCCCACGCCTGA
- the rsfS gene encoding ribosome silencing factor — MSATDRAVGLVNIAAEAAADKLAQEVVAYDVSDQLVITDAFVLCSAPTDRQVRSIVDEVEDRLRDRGGVKPVRREGERDGRWVLLDYAEIVVHIQQEEERGQYGLERLWKDCPRITLPEGAQGRERGSEDAGGGAGAADPA; from the coding sequence GTGTCCGCTACCGACCGGGCCGTGGGGCTCGTAAACATCGCCGCTGAAGCGGCCGCCGACAAACTCGCGCAGGAGGTCGTGGCCTACGACGTCAGCGACCAGCTGGTGATCACCGACGCCTTCGTCCTGTGCTCGGCGCCCACCGACCGCCAGGTGCGCTCCATCGTGGACGAGGTCGAAGACCGCTTGCGCGACCGGGGCGGCGTCAAGCCGGTCCGCCGCGAAGGCGAGCGCGACGGGCGCTGGGTGCTGCTGGACTACGCGGAGATCGTCGTGCACATCCAGCAGGAGGAGGAACGCGGGCAGTACGGCCTGGAGCGGTTGTGGAAGGACTGCCCCCGAATCACGCTGCCCGAGGGTGCCCAGGGCCGCGAACGCGGGAGCGAGGACGCCGGCGGCGGCGCCGGCGCCGCCGACCCCGCGTGA
- the rplU gene encoding 50S ribosomal protein L21, producing the protein MYAIVRAGGRQEKVSVDDVLNIDRVSDETGATLKWEPLLVVDDGKVISDSSELGGYSVTAEVLGETKGPKINIVKFKNKTGYKKRLGHRQKYTQVRVTGIASNTNK; encoded by the coding sequence GTGTACGCGATCGTGCGAGCGGGCGGCCGACAGGAGAAGGTGTCTGTCGACGACGTCTTGAACATCGACAGGGTCTCCGACGAGACCGGCGCCACTCTGAAGTGGGAGCCGCTGCTTGTCGTCGACGACGGCAAGGTCATCAGCGACTCCTCGGAGCTGGGCGGTTACTCCGTCACCGCCGAGGTCCTCGGCGAGACCAAGGGCCCCAAGATCAATATCGTGAAGTTCAAGAACAAGACCGGCTACAAGAAGCGCCTGGGCCACCGGCAGAAGTACACGCAGGTGCGCGTCACCGGTATCGCGTCGAACACGAACAAGTAG
- a CDS encoding M48 family metallopeptidase produces the protein MATNAPDRTRVRLENISSRAYEHPADRGALVALRSLRGFDEVFKRLSGLFNERALRLMFLSSAVRVNEQQFPEVYNYVRDAAYILDLDDVPELYIQMNPRPNAMAIGSSKPFIVMTTGLFDLLDPEEQRFVVGHEVGHVLSGHAVYRTMLLALVRLAARVAWIPLGYIGIRAIVTALEEWYRKSELSCDRAGLLAGQDPDAAKRALMKLAGGSRLAEMNPDSFMEQAREYEGGGDARDSLIKMLSLMGQTHPFAVMRMAELSRWIDDGSYQRILDGDYPRRDADKDASVGAEARKAADSYRESWERSEDPLMGTLRDVAGSAANTGGRIFDSVAERWKGAGRRDDGGSGNSSS, from the coding sequence ATGGCCACCAACGCTCCAGACCGCACCCGCGTACGACTCGAAAACATAAGCTCCCGAGCATACGAGCACCCGGCCGACCGCGGCGCACTGGTGGCGCTGCGATCCCTGCGGGGCTTCGACGAGGTCTTCAAGCGCCTGTCGGGGCTGTTCAACGAACGCGCCCTGCGCCTGATGTTCCTGTCCAGCGCCGTGCGGGTGAACGAACAGCAGTTCCCCGAGGTGTACAACTACGTCCGCGACGCCGCCTACATCCTCGACCTCGACGACGTCCCCGAGCTCTACATCCAGATGAACCCGCGGCCCAACGCCATGGCCATCGGCAGCAGCAAGCCGTTCATAGTGATGACCACCGGACTGTTCGACCTGCTCGACCCCGAGGAGCAGCGGTTCGTCGTCGGCCACGAAGTCGGCCACGTCCTCTCCGGCCACGCCGTCTACCGCACCATGCTGCTCGCCCTCGTCCGCCTGGCCGCTCGGGTCGCCTGGATCCCGCTCGGCTACATCGGCATCCGCGCGATCGTCACCGCCCTGGAAGAGTGGTACCGCAAGTCCGAGCTGTCCTGCGACCGCGCCGGGCTCCTCGCGGGCCAGGACCCCGACGCCGCCAAGCGCGCGCTGATGAAGCTCGCCGGGGGGTCGCGGCTGGCCGAGATGAACCCCGACTCCTTCATGGAGCAGGCCCGCGAGTACGAGGGCGGCGGCGACGCCCGCGACAGCCTGATCAAGATGCTCAGCCTCATGGGCCAGACCCACCCGTTCGCGGTCATGCGCATGGCCGAGCTCAGCCGGTGGATCGACGACGGTTCCTACCAGCGCATCCTCGACGGCGACTACCCCCGCCGCGACGCCGACAAGGACGCCTCCGTGGGCGCCGAAGCGCGCAAGGCCGCCGACTCCTACCGCGAGTCCTGGGAACGCTCGGAGGACCCGCTGATGGGCACTCTGCGCGACGTCGCCGGCAGCGCGGCCAACACCGGCGGGCGCATCTTCGACTCGGTCGCCGAACGCTGGAAGGGCGCTGGACGGCGCGACGACGGCGGAAGCGGAAACTCGTCCTCCTGA
- the proB gene encoding glutamate 5-kinase has protein sequence MTGARRVVVKVGSSSLTAPDGSIDTDRITELADVLADRRAAGIEVVLVSSGAMAAGVAPMALSGRPRDLATRQAAASVGQGLLIAHYTAAFARHGLTAAQVLLTVEDMMRRVQHRNSQRTLRRLLDFGAVPIVNENDTVATHEIRFGDNDRLAALVAHLMRADALVLLSDVDALYDGDPARPGARRIARISDPADLDGVDIGSAGRRGVGTGGMVTKVSSARIATEAGVPTVLASAADARAALAGGNVGTVFAARARRRPSTRQLWLAHATEARGSVVLDPGAVRAVAERRASLLPAGVVKVEGEFSAGDPVDLRDEEGAAIARGLVNYDAGEIPDLMGRSTRWLARELGPGYEREIVHRDDLVLLGAARERARRGGA, from the coding sequence CTGACCGGGGCCCGCCGGGTCGTCGTCAAGGTCGGCTCCTCCTCGCTGACCGCGCCCGACGGCAGCATCGACACCGATCGCATCACCGAGCTGGCCGACGTGCTCGCCGACCGCCGCGCCGCGGGCATCGAGGTGGTGCTGGTCTCTTCGGGAGCCATGGCCGCCGGGGTCGCTCCGATGGCGCTGAGCGGGCGGCCCCGCGACCTCGCCACCCGGCAGGCCGCGGCCAGCGTCGGCCAAGGGCTGCTGATCGCCCACTACACCGCCGCGTTCGCCCGCCACGGGCTCACCGCCGCGCAGGTGCTGCTGACCGTCGAAGACATGATGCGCCGCGTCCAGCACCGCAACTCCCAGCGGACCCTGCGGCGCCTGCTCGACTTCGGCGCCGTGCCCATCGTCAACGAGAACGACACGGTTGCCACGCACGAGATCCGCTTCGGCGACAACGACCGGCTGGCCGCGCTTGTGGCCCACCTGATGCGCGCCGACGCTCTGGTCCTGCTCTCCGATGTCGACGCGCTCTACGACGGAGACCCGGCCCGGCCCGGCGCTCGCCGCATCGCCCGCATCAGCGACCCGGCCGACCTGGACGGCGTCGACATCGGGAGTGCGGGACGCCGCGGTGTGGGCACCGGCGGCATGGTCACCAAGGTGTCCTCGGCGCGCATCGCCACCGAGGCGGGGGTGCCCACGGTGCTCGCATCGGCCGCCGACGCGCGTGCGGCCCTGGCGGGCGGGAACGTGGGCACGGTGTTCGCCGCCCGCGCGCGACGCCGGCCCTCCACCCGCCAGTTGTGGCTGGCCCACGCCACCGAGGCCCGCGGCAGCGTCGTGCTGGATCCCGGCGCGGTGCGCGCGGTCGCGGAACGGCGCGCCTCGCTGCTGCCCGCGGGCGTGGTCAAGGTCGAAGGCGAGTTCTCGGCCGGTGATCCGGTGGACCTGCGCGACGAGGAGGGCGCCGCGATCGCCCGCGGCCTGGTCAACTACGACGCGGGCGAGATCCCCGACCTGATGGGGCGCTCCACCCGTTGGCTCGCGCGCGAGCTGGGCCCCGGATACGAGCGCGAGATCGTGCACCGCGACGACCTCGTGCTGCTGGGTGCGGCACGCGAACGCGCGCGGCGCGGCGGCGCGTAG
- the rpmA gene encoding 50S ribosomal protein L27, translated as MSQKKGASNSKNGRDSNSKRLGVKRFGGQSVRAGEILVRQRGTRFHPGDNVGIGGDDTLFALAAGQVEFGNRRGRKAVNIVPAPVPAE; from the coding sequence ATGTCTCAGAAGAAGGGCGCATCCAACAGCAAGAACGGCCGCGATTCCAATTCGAAGCGGCTCGGCGTCAAGCGCTTCGGCGGCCAGTCCGTGCGGGCCGGCGAGATCCTCGTCCGCCAGCGCGGCACGCGCTTCCACCCCGGCGACAACGTCGGCATCGGCGGTGACGACACCCTGTTCGCGCTGGCAGCGGGCCAGGTGGAGTTCGGCAACCGCCGCGGCCGCAAGGCCGTGAACATCGTCCCCGCCCCGGTCCCCGCGGAATAG
- the obgE gene encoding GTPase ObgE has protein sequence MPDFVDEAVLHVKAGDGGHGCASVHREKFKPLGGPDGGNGGRGGDVVLEVDRNTATLLEYRRRPHRRAHSGTAGRGANRSGGDGDDIVLPVPEGTVVLDDTGEVIADLVGHGTRMVIARGGNGGLGNAALASPNRKAPGFALKGEAGDALDLRLEIKTIADVGLVGFPSGGKSSLVAALSAARPKIADYPFTTLVPNLGVVEAGTTQFVVADVPGLIPGASDGKGLGLAFLRHVERCSMLVHVLDCATLEPGRDPVSDLDALEAELSAYGEAAGVDLSDRPRIAVLNKIDVPDGRELADMVAPMLRERGLRVIEVSAAAHEGLRELSFAMAEQVEASRAERPEPEPSRIVLRPREKSETPFEIVPLGDNTFRVRGSKPARWVRQTDFANEEAVGYLSDRLNRIGIEEALAAAGADEGAEVYIGDEEDSVVFDWDPTIQAGETPIGPRGTDSRLG, from the coding sequence ATGCCGGACTTCGTCGACGAAGCGGTCTTGCACGTCAAGGCCGGTGACGGCGGGCACGGCTGCGCCTCCGTGCACCGCGAGAAGTTCAAGCCGCTGGGCGGGCCCGACGGCGGCAACGGCGGCAGGGGCGGCGACGTCGTACTCGAGGTCGACCGCAACACCGCGACCCTGCTGGAGTACCGGCGCCGGCCGCACCGCCGCGCGCACAGCGGAACGGCCGGGCGGGGGGCGAACCGCTCGGGCGGCGACGGCGACGACATCGTGCTGCCCGTGCCCGAGGGGACCGTGGTGCTCGACGACACCGGCGAAGTGATCGCCGACCTGGTGGGCCACGGCACCCGCATGGTCATCGCCCGGGGAGGAAACGGGGGGCTGGGCAACGCCGCCCTGGCTTCGCCCAACCGCAAGGCTCCCGGGTTCGCGCTCAAGGGCGAAGCCGGCGACGCGCTGGATCTGCGCCTGGAGATCAAGACCATCGCCGACGTCGGTCTGGTCGGTTTCCCCAGCGGCGGCAAGTCGTCTCTGGTCGCTGCGCTCTCGGCCGCACGCCCCAAGATCGCCGATTACCCCTTCACCACGCTCGTTCCCAACCTCGGCGTCGTCGAGGCCGGAACGACCCAGTTCGTGGTGGCCGACGTCCCCGGCCTCATCCCGGGCGCGAGCGACGGCAAGGGTCTGGGACTGGCGTTCCTGCGCCACGTCGAGCGCTGCTCCATGCTCGTCCACGTACTCGACTGCGCGACCCTGGAACCCGGCCGGGACCCGGTCAGCGACCTCGACGCGCTCGAAGCCGAGCTGTCGGCCTACGGCGAGGCCGCCGGCGTCGACCTGTCCGACCGGCCGCGCATCGCCGTGCTGAACAAGATCGACGTGCCCGACGGGCGCGAACTCGCCGACATGGTCGCCCCGATGCTGCGCGAGCGCGGACTGCGGGTGATCGAGGTCTCCGCCGCCGCCCACGAGGGCCTGCGCGAGCTGTCGTTCGCCATGGCCGAGCAGGTCGAGGCGTCCCGCGCCGAGCGGCCCGAGCCCGAGCCGAGCCGGATCGTGCTGCGCCCGCGCGAGAAGAGCGAAACCCCGTTCGAAATCGTGCCGCTGGGTGACAACACCTTCCGGGTGCGCGGCAGTAAGCCCGCACGGTGGGTGCGCCAGACCGACTTCGCCAACGAGGAAGCCGTCGGCTACCTCTCCGACCGGCTCAACCGGATCGGCATCGAGGAGGCCCTCGCCGCGGCGGGCGCGGACGAAGGGGCCGAGGTCTACATCGGCGACGAGGAGGACTCCGTGGTCTTCGACTGGGACCCCACGATCCAAGCGGGGGAGACACCGATCGGCCCGCGCGGCACCGACTCCCGGCTGGGTTGA